One part of the Arabidopsis thaliana chromosome 4, partial sequence genome encodes these proteins:
- the DER1 gene encoding DERLIN-1 codes for MSSPGEFYNSLPPITKAYGTLCFFTTVATQLGLVAPVHIALIPELVLKQFQIWRLITNLFFLGGFSINFGIRLLMIARYGVQLEKGPFERRTADFLWMMIFGSFTLLVLSVIPFFWTPFLGVSLVFMLLYLWSREFPNANISLYGLVTLKAFYLPWAMLALDVIFGSPIMPDLLGIIAGHLYYFLTVLHPLATGKNYLKTPKWVYPLFKFSIISR; via the exons ATGTCTTCTCCTGGCGA ATTCTATAACTCACTTCCACCTATAACCAAGGCTTATGGTACGTTGTGCTTTTTCACTACAGTAGCCACGCAGCTTGGCTTAGTTGCTCCCGTTCACATTGCTTTAATTCCTGAACTTGTACTTAAGCAGTTCCAG ATCTGGAGGCTGATAACAAACTTGTTTTTCCTCGGTGGTTTCTCTATCAATTTTGGAATACGTCTTTTGATGAT AGCAAGATATGGAGTTCAACTCGAGAAAGGGCCATTTGAAAGGCGGACAGCAGACTTTTTGTGGATGATGATCTTTGGATCCTTCACTCTATTG GTATTATCAGTCATACCATTTTTCTGGACACCGTTTCTTGGTGTTTCACTTGTGTTCATGCTTCTTTATCTCTGGAGCCGAGAATTTCCAAATGCCAACATCAGCCTATACGGTCTTGTCACTCTTAAG GCTTTCTACCTCCCATGGGCAATGCTAGCACTTGATGTTATCTTCGGTTCTCCGATCATGCCAGATCTTCTTGGCATCATAGCTGGACATCTATACTACTTCCTAACAGTCCTTCATCCTCTTGCTACCGGAAAAAACTACCTGAAAACCCCAAAATGGGTGTATCCTTTATTCAAATTCTCGATTATTTCCAGATGA
- the PRF4 gene encoding profilin 4 (profilin 4 (PRF4); FUNCTIONS IN: actin binding; INVOLVED IN: cytoskeleton organization, actin cytoskeleton organization; LOCATED IN: nucleus, actin cytoskeleton, cytoplasm; EXPRESSED IN: 11 plant structures; EXPRESSED DURING: L mature pollen stage, M germinated pollen stage, 4 anthesis, petal differentiation and expansion stage; CONTAINS InterPro DOMAIN/s: Profilin/allergen (InterPro:IPR002097), Profilin, plant (InterPro:IPR005455); BEST Arabidopsis thaliana protein match is: profilin 5 (TAIR:AT2G19770.1); Has 899 Blast hits to 898 proteins in 239 species: Archae - 0; Bacteria - 2; Metazoa - 128; Fungi - 117; Plants - 583; Viruses - 0; Other Eukaryotes - 69 (source: NCBI BLink).), which translates to MSWQTYVDEHLMCDVGDGQGHHLTAAAIVGHDGSVWAQSANFPQFKGQEFSDIMKDFDEPGHLAPTGLFMAGAKYMVIQGEPGAVIRGKKGAGGITIKKTGQSCVFGIYEEPVTPGQCNMVVERLGDYLLEQGL; encoded by the exons atgtcgtGGCAAACTTACGTTGATGAGCATTTGATGTGTGATGTTGGCGATGGTCAAGGACACCACCTTACTGCTGCCGCTATCGTTGGTCATGACGGTAGCGTTTGGGCTCAGAGCGCCAACTTCCCTCAG TTCAAGGGACAGGAGTTCAGTGATATTATGAAAGATTTCGACGAACCGGGTCACTTGGCACCCACGGGATTATTCATGGCAGGAGCAAAGTACATGGTGATCCAAGGTGAGCCCGGGGCTGTAATCCGTGGCAAGAAG GGAGCAGGAGGCATAACGATAAAGAAAACAGGACAGTCATGTGTGTTTGGGATCTATGAAGAGCCAGTGACACCAGGACAGTGCAACATGGTCGTCGAGAGGTTGGGTGATTACCTCCTCGAACAGGGTCTCTAG
- the DER1 gene encoding DERLIN-1 (DERLIN-1 (DER1); CONTAINS InterPro DOMAIN/s: Der1-like (InterPro:IPR007599); BEST Arabidopsis thaliana protein match is: DERLIN-2.2 (TAIR:AT4G04860.1); Has 918 Blast hits to 916 proteins in 241 species: Archae - 0; Bacteria - 22; Metazoa - 340; Fungi - 200; Plants - 147; Viruses - 0; Other Eukaryotes - 209 (source: NCBI BLink).) — MSSPGEFYNSLPPITKAYGTLCFFTTVATQLGLVAPVHIALIPELVLKQFQIWRLITNLFFLGGFSINFGIRLLMIARYGVQLEKGPFERRTADFLWMMIFGSFTLLVLSVIPFFWTPFLGVSLVFMLLYLWSREFPNANISLYGLVTLKAFYLPWAMLALDVIFGSPIMPDLLGIIAGHLYYFLTVLHPLATGKNYLKTPKWVNKIVARWRIGAPVASVRQAGGVGAAGPGAGGGVGGGGAYSSARAPPESSNTAFRGRSYRLTD; from the exons ATGTCTTCTCCTGGCGA ATTCTATAACTCACTTCCACCTATAACCAAGGCTTATGGTACGTTGTGCTTTTTCACTACAGTAGCCACGCAGCTTGGCTTAGTTGCTCCCGTTCACATTGCTTTAATTCCTGAACTTGTACTTAAGCAGTTCCAG ATCTGGAGGCTGATAACAAACTTGTTTTTCCTCGGTGGTTTCTCTATCAATTTTGGAATACGTCTTTTGATGAT AGCAAGATATGGAGTTCAACTCGAGAAAGGGCCATTTGAAAGGCGGACAGCAGACTTTTTGTGGATGATGATCTTTGGATCCTTCACTCTATTG GTATTATCAGTCATACCATTTTTCTGGACACCGTTTCTTGGTGTTTCACTTGTGTTCATGCTTCTTTATCTCTGGAGCCGAGAATTTCCAAATGCCAACATCAGCCTATACGGTCTTGTCACTCTTAAG GCTTTCTACCTCCCATGGGCAATGCTAGCACTTGATGTTATCTTCGGTTCTCCGATCATGCCAGATCTTCTTGGCATCATAGCTGGACATCTATACTACTTCCTAACAGTCCTTCATCCTCTTGCTACCGGAAAAAACTACCTGAAAACCCCAAAATGGGT TAATAAAATCGTAGCAAGATGGCGAATTGGAGCTCCAGTTGCAAGTGTTCGACAAGCAGGTGGTGTAGGAGCAGCAGGACCCGGAGCTGGAGGAGgagtaggaggaggaggagcttATTCAAGCGCTCGTGCCCCACCCGAGAGTTCAAACACAGCATTCAGAGGTCGATCATATCGTCTCACCGACTGA